A part of Spodoptera frugiperda isolate SF20-4 chromosome 25, AGI-APGP_CSIRO_Sfru_2.0, whole genome shotgun sequence genomic DNA contains:
- the LOC118264146 gene encoding N(G),N(G)-dimethylarginine dimethylaminohydrolase 1, which yields MDFKMHEFTHAIVGKATPGSSCGDGVEFDEVRRQHDCYLRLLRELNIEVVEVNLQGSLSDKLLLENLAIACHGIALLPRNNSSIEAHNTKILKEILQKELGQTVIDQVDPDANISCADVLFTGREFFVGISENTNEAGASAVAETFPEFPCTPIKISKGCKELKKYITMAGPDVLCVSASKEAKELLKRIEREANFTYQTLTVPEDEAANCVYVNGTLIHRAIEEIPEAFKVFCERIDFARRSICFSEFAKMQAGLSSCCLLVRKP from the exons atggatTTCAAGATGCACGAGTTTACCCACGCTATAGTGGGGAAAGCTACTCCTGGGTCGAGCTGTGGAGATGGTGTTGAATTCGACGAAGTACGACGTCAACATGACTGCTATTTGAGACTCTTGAGGGAGTTGAATATAGAAGTGGTTGAAGTCAATTTGCAAGGCTCGTTGAGTGATAAGCTCTTGCTGGAGAATCTAGCTATTGCTTGCCATGGTATTGCCCTCCTTCCAAGGAACAACTCGTCTATTGAAGCTCACAAC acaaaaatattaaaagagatTTTGCAAAAAGAATTGGGCCAGACTGTCATTGATCAAGTAGACCCCGATGCCAATATTTCATGTGCAGATGTGTTGTTCACAG GCCGAGAGTTCTTTGTTGGCATTTCTGAGAACACAAATGAAGCTGGAGCTAGCGCTGTAGCTGAAACATTTCCTGAATTTCCTTGCACGCCTATTAAG aTATCCAAAGGttgtaaagaattaaagaagTACATCACGATGGCAGGCCCTGATGTGTTATGTGTCAGTGCCAGCAAGGAAGCCAAAGAATTGCTTAAGAGGATCGAACGTGAAGCAAACTTCACCTATCAAACTCTGACGGTTCCAGAAGACGAAGCCGCCAACTGTGTTTATGTTAATGGTACTCTAATACACAGGGCTATTGAGGAAATCCCTGAGGCATTCAAG GTCTTCTGTGAAAGAATCGACTTTGCTAGAAGATCTATCTGCTTTTCGGAGTTCGCGAAGATGCAGGCTGGTTTGAGTTCGTGTTGCTTGCTTGTAAGGAAACCTTAA